The Brachypodium distachyon strain Bd21 chromosome 4, Brachypodium_distachyon_v3.0, whole genome shotgun sequence nucleotide sequence GGAGAATCTTCCTCTTGCACTCATCAGTGGTGTGTTGTGATCGAAGCTCGATGTGGCATCTAAACCACATTGGTGCTAGAAAAATGTTGTTGACGTATCAGCCGAGAAGTCGTCGGTTGGAACTAGAATATGTCAGTTACATTGATATCAGAAACTAACCCCCATCACGAAGAACAAGGTGGTAAAGGGCTGGATTATAACCCCAAATCTGACCGAACATATTAGTCAAAGAGTAAAATGTATCAGAAATCCTAATTCTTTCGCAAAGGTtccaagttagtcctaattttttgaaattgcaCGTTTGAGTTCCAGTTGTTTCATAAGTGGTTCAACGCAGGTCCTATGGTGGTTCGGCCGCATGCCTCCTGCCTACGTGGCTATTTgagcccacatgtcaggtgccAAGGTGGACGcatttttgctaaaaaaaaccctgcctctttcttccttctcccccATCAGCCCTTCACACTCTTTCCTCCTAGCTCTTCAACCGtgccccctctcctccttctctgCTCTCCTCTCTTCGCCAGATGCTGTTGGAGCCAGATGCCATCCTTGATTTTCTTGGAGAGGTGGACCTACTGCTTGTGCGTGAGGAGCTTCTTGCTCACAAAGCCCCTCTGGTAGATCGTGTTCCTGCTCTGCATCAGCACGGGGCTGACGACGCCATGGCAGTGGGCAGCGCACGGCAGCAGAGGGCTATGAGGCGTGGGAGCGCAAGGGGAGAAGGGAAAACGGACGAGAGGCTCATTGTGAATGCACTTGATTGGTCGTACGGGAAGGAGGAGCTCGGGATGGTGGAGTTCAACGGCGGCCGAGACAGAGCGACGAAGCGAGGGCGGCTCGGGGCGAGCTGGGCTTGGGGAAGAGCATCAGCAGCTTCAGGACGTCTTCGCCGACCTAAGGAAGGTGGCTGTGGAGTCCAAAACTCACCGGAGAAGGAGATCGAGCGGCGCCAGTGCACAGCCGGACTTGGGGAAGAAGGGCACGATGGCGGCGATTCCTAGCACCTTAACGGAGGTTGAGGGGACAAGGAATTGGCGGGGTTCGGCGAGCACGATGGCCTCCTCGGCAGGGGACACGGCGGCTTCCCGGACTCATCACCGCACTCACGAATGGCCACCGCGCTCACGAACGGCCGTCGGTCGTTGGTGTCGTCATCTTCctctctccgccgccgacgccagtCCAGGAGCACGGCGAACGGGCCGCCGCCTCTTGGTTTGGATTCTGGACACGAGGTGTCATAAGGGTTGGCTACGGAGCCGCCAAAGTCGGAGCGCtagaggcagaggaggcgcTTGACGAGGCCctcggcgaggagcgcgtcgagGACCTCCCTGCGGCAATGGAAGCCGGCGCAGAGGGCGAGCTCCATGACGAGTGCGCGGACgcgcgggccggcggcgcagagCAGGGCTACGAGCCGCAGGAGCTCGCCGCGCGCGTGGAGCTAGTCCACCGGCaggggagaaggaagaaagaggcagggtttttttagcaaaaatgCGTCCACTTTGGCACCTGACATGTGGCTCCAAATAACCACGTAGGCAGGAGGCACGCGTCCGAACCACCATAAGACCTGCGCTGAACCACCTATGAAACAATTGGGACTCAAACGTGCAGTTTCAAAGAATTAGGACTAATTTGGGATCTTTGCGACAGAATTAGGACCTcggatgcattttactcttagTCAAATCTAATCTCGTTAGCTCTGCGACGAAGCCAAAACTGTCTAAACCTCACCAATCAAAGAAGAAACGCTAAGACACAAAAGAAGAACCAAATCCACTACTCGATAAGAGTAGCGAACACACAATCCCTTGGCCTCCTCAACGTCGATGATGAGATTGTCGCATATCAGGTGGATCAGGAGTCAAGAAAACTTTATTCTCATACCGCACGACGACGTCATATATGTTGTGGCATCGCCATGGGTAACAAACCTTAATCATAAGAGACCTAACTAGGACGCAGCACTATAGATCCAGGGTCCCCACCCTCTCTCGTCGGCTGAGCGGCAGGCAGAAGAATAGGGGACCAACGCGAAGCAGTGGTGTGAGACACTTTTTGGGCGAGCTagaggctagggttttgggctCTTCTTCCTAAGTCTCATACAGGCCACCCTCCCGCCGCTGGAGCGGCAAGTAGAGGAGTGCAGGAGACCCTAGTGATAGTGTCGACAGAGAGAGGACGTGGTGGAGGCACGGGGAGGGCCAGCAGGGGCCAAGGCTTGGGCCAAGAAAAAATGTTTCACTAGATACATGATTAGTTCTTCCTAAATTTATGAAATTCATACATGTGTCCCCCTTCAACATGCacataacaaaaataaaaacccACAAAAATCTGCTAGAGTTAAGAAATCTCTGACTAATTGGCTTATCATCTTCTTCTATTCTATCCCGAAAGGCCAAAACCAAATACGAGGAGGTAGAGACTGCTAATTGATCGAGATGGCAAACACCTCAACATACACatgttcttcttccccaactcccCGTCCCCTCCCCCTTGCAGCTCGAACCCTTCAAGCATGTGGAAAAACCATTCCCAACTTCCAATTTGGCAATCTGTAATCACTAGCTCGCAAATTATACCGTCCTGCTGGTATTTTTCAAGGAAACTTATATTGAAAAAGCGATTGCAATTGGGATATGAACAAACAATCGTAGATGAGTTTGATCAATCACCACGTCGAGCGTCATTTAGCCGAAACATGTTAGTTCCTCTTtgtctagattttttttctgcgatATGCAATTCAACACTTGTACATATTTCCGTTCTCAACAACGTATGGAAGTAGAATAAATGAAAAACATATTTTGCTATACGatggtttcatttttttgcaaattttaaGTATAAAAAGTTGTCATTTTTAGTCAGCCCTCCCTGTCGATTTTTTCTGCCTCCCCACGAGAGAGGTAGTTGGGAGAGATACTGCTACTTCCGGCTCCTTTGCCTATCTTCCTCAAAATGATTTGGACAAATTCGCATCTACGGTCCTTGTACTTGAAAGTTGGCTCACTTTAGTCCTTGAAGTTGCGATTTGCAGAAGCGGTACCTTAAACTTGGCTTAGTGAGTCGATTTAGTCCTAATTTCAGTCAATGAGGGGTTTGACCGCCACGTGGCTACGGCCCACTGCCATGCTGGTGATTTTCGCGCGCTAGGGACTGTgtacttttgcaaaaaaaagaaacacgtTCCTGGAGATGTTTTTGAAAAAGTACAGTCCCTCACGCGTGAAAATAGTGGCCGTAGCCACGTGGCGGTCAAACCCCTTCCCCCCTTCTAACTGAAATTAGGACTAAATTGAGCCAGTAAACCATGTTTAAGGTACTGCTTCTGCAAATCGCAACTTCAAGGACTAAAGTGAGCCAACTTTCCAAGTACAGGGACCGTAGATCCAAATTTCTCAATGATTTACATAAACAAAGACTTCCATAAAAAACGGTCTCAACATAAACCACCTGCCTCGAGGCTCGAGCCGCCTCTTCTGCCTCTCCTTTGCTGCCTAGCGCCTCACCGAGAAGCCACTCACGGCAGTGCCTGCGGAGCCCAGAACAGGATGGTACTTCAAGACGCGACCAGCCAGCGGCAGGTTAGCTGAGGCGGCTCACGTCCGGAATCACAGAGCGGTGACGCTCCTGTCCAGGAGCATAGGAGTGCTTGTGTTGCCGCATATCTGAGTGATGAAAAAAGATCGCCGGGGAGTGGATGGCGAGCCAAGCAGCTGCGGTGACCGGGTGGACGCCTTCCTCGGTTCCTCCGTCCGGAGCACGACAAACTCCACTTTTGGTGAGTTCTTATTGTTGCCCTGTTTTCTCTCTGTTTTGGACATCAGGACATGACATGCTCTGCTCACCACCTGCCTGTGGAAATGCCGATCGCGTTTTACTGGAACACGTGTTACACTTGCCTTAATCGCCCTCTATTTTTCTCCCAGTTGTGGGTTCGGGCCCTAAAACAACGGCTATTCATGAatgagttttttcttttaggacTTTCTAAGTGGGGCACGGGCCCAGCCATGTCTTAGCCAGCGGCGCGTGCCCCCACCGTCCGATCTTTTGCCCACCGCaactttctcttttcttcgCGATGTCTCCCTCCTCGATCTCCCCATCCTTTGCTCCACCGCCTCTCTCGCCCTGTCCCTGTCCCTCTTTCCtgcagccgccggcgccatcttCCGCCACCCCTCATCCTCAGCCGCAGCTAGCGGTTAATCAAGGCTTGGTGGTCGCCGCATGCCCCATGTTCGTGTTGGCCGTCCTCCTGGCCGCTGGGAACGTCGCCGGCCAGCAGCCCACGGCGGCGAAGCAGTTCGCGGCAGCGGAGCAACATCAGGTGTGACGGCGGCAGAGCAACAGCAGGACGCAGCGGAGCAGTAGCGGCAGCGGTGGAGAAGCTGTGgtggagcagcagcatcaggtgtggcggcggcagaggaacAACAGGTTGCGGCgtcagagcagcagcagcagacgtTGCGGTGGAGTTGGAGCAGGAGCAAGTCGCAGAGGTGGGGGATTGATGTTGATTGGGTTCTGTCGGTCAGCTCGTGCGTCACTCGAAAGAAGTGTTCTCGGTTTTTGACGATGCTAATTGGTGATCCTTTCTTCCTGCCATCGATTTATGTTGCTTCAATTATGAAGCCTCCTGTTGCTACCTGTCTTGAACAATGCTATGGAGTAAGTTGTATGGTTGACGGAATGAGTTTTGGTGAGTTTAGTGATAAAGCATGCTTTCTAAAGAACCATGCTTCGTTAATTTGTCAGATGTTAGCGATCAAGCATATGTTTGATGCACTACCATGATGCATTCAATACAGTGCTTTAGCATTTGCTTTAgtatatgtattttttataaGAAGGACTGACGAAACAATTCGATTTCATTGCAACTACTAGTTTGCACGATGTTGTCTGTCTCTACGTACAAAGTTGAATGCTTGTACTATGTTTTGTTAGCATGCGTGTAACCAACCATTATTTTAGCTAAAAAGCCCTAACTATTGCTAATTTTAGCTAATAATTTCTAACTATTGCTAATTGACAAGTTTGTTCTAAACTAGAAAAGAAGACAACCTGGTAAGTAGATGTGGATAATCCGGCAAGCGGGCTTAGTTATCCTGGCAAGTAGGTGTGGATAATCCGGCAAGTAGGTGTGTATAAACCGGTAAGTTGGCTTAGTTATTTTGACAAGTAGGTGTGGATAAATTGGCTATTAGGCGTGGATAAATTGGCAAGTAGAGGAATTAATAAATTGAGAAGTACGTGTGGACAAATCGGTAAGTCGGTAGCAAACATGTATAAATGAGTAAGTACACACATGGATATACCGACAACTAATCGCACTTAACTGTCAAGTAGGCGTGGATATATAAGCCCGGTAGGTAAAGTGCAGTTAATTTGGTAAGTAGACACATGTATCCTGGCAATTAAGCACGGTGAACCTGGCAAGTAAGCACAGTTAACCTGACAAGTAGTGTGGATAAGCCGATAAGTTGTCATGGATAATATATCCGGCAAGTAGAAACAAACTTCCCAACAAGTAAGCACAATTAATCTGACAAGTAGTGTGGATAAGCCGATAAATAGATCTGGATAAACTAGCAAGTAGGTGTTGACAAATTGACAAGTAAACATTGCTAAACCGGTAAGTAGGCATAGATAAAATTGTAAGCCAATAAGTAGAAATGGATAAACCGGCTAGTCGCGTCTTCTTACCACTGGTTAGTTGCGTATTTTTAGCCGCTAGCATCATCGTGAGTTGTGCCTGACGATcattttgtttgattttaGCTGTAAATTACCAAATTCTTTGCCCCGAGAGTCAGTTGACATGGAAAGGAGCTGGGGTTCACATGCAAAGCTGGTTGGTTGTCGTTGAGGCAATCATtgcaaaaggagaaaaaaagaaggcacAAATGGCTAGgctaaagaaaagaataacGGGGCTGGTTGCTTGGGTGGACCTGAACTCCCTGTTGCTTGCCGATCGGATGTGTGGAAAGCGTTTGGGCCGTGCCGGAGAACAGTCGAATATGGTTTTTGGTACACAGTTGCTTAATGTTCAACAGTTCAGGTGCTGAATTACAGTATTTTTGCATGTGCCATGGACAGGGATCTGTGCATCTCAACAAACTGTAGCTTTTGTTCTTTGCAGGTTTGGCTACCTGAAACCAGAAGTTTGAACCAACCCTGTTGCAGCAAAGGCATCATGAACAAGAGATGCTCAATTGTGAATAGAATGTTTACTTGGATGCATTTGTGTTTTTCTAGATGGATGcaattgtgttttttcttgaaCCTCCAAAGCTGCATGTGAAATGTTTGTAGAATAGGAATTTGTGGCTTATGTTTTATTCATGTGGATTCCTTTTTAGCCCATTAAGAAAACGAATTCTTGGACCAGCAAACTTCAGGGCCATTTGCAACTCCCATTTTGCTACCATTTTTGCTTCCAGCTACAAGACTACTTTTGGGCctgcataaataaataaagtgtATCAGCATATGGTGCCATATTGGGCTCTATGATTCTTACCATTTAAGGTGCTCATGCCAAAGCAAATACTTGTCTGTTTCTGGTGAGTTATTGTGCATAACTCTATATGAATTTGACAGGTCctgttttccttcttttatTTACTTCGGTAATATGCGCATACCCCCCAATACTTCATGTAGTGAATTTCAGTAGACCATTTGGCTGCTGCATGTATGGCCTTCGAAACCCCAGGACCGTCGCTGAACTCATTGACACATTGTGCATATAGGATCCACTCTTTTATGGTTTCTCCCTATTTTTTCATGTATGTAGTTGAGGTGGTTAGGGCCAGTATCAATATGTTTCCTGGCAGGTGAATTTTCTTGGCAATTAATTTATCTAACCTTTGGCAACAACAGAAATTCAGATTTCCTGATGTATTTATCATTTCCTGTTGTATTGTTTCCTGTGGTTAGGGATTAATTTATCATTTCTTGTTGTATTGTTTTCAGTTTAATATTTGGCAATTAATTTAGATTGCAACAATTCAGATTGCTGAATTGTTTCTGGCCCACTATCTGTTTGCTTGCAACAATTCAGATTGCTGAATTAAAAAATGTGCTTAGTG carries:
- the LOC112272373 gene encoding uncharacterized protein LOC112272373 isoform X1; protein product: MKKDRRGVDGEPSSCGDRVDAFLGSSVRSTTNSTFAVNYQILCPESQLTWKGAGVHMQSWLVVVEAIIAKGEKKKAQMARLKKRITGLVAWVDLNSLLLADRMCGKRLGRAGEQSNMVFGTQLLNVQQFRFGYLKPEV
- the LOC112272373 gene encoding uncharacterized protein LOC112272373 isoform X2, translating into MKKDRRGVDGEPSSCGDRVDAFLGSSVRSTTNSTFAVNYQILCPESQLTWKGAGVHMQSWLVVVEAIIAKGEKKKAQMARLKKRITGLVAWVDLNSLLLADRMCGKRLGRAGEQSNMVFGLAT